A genome region from Maridesulfovibrio salexigens DSM 2638 includes the following:
- the ilvN gene encoding acetolactate synthase small subunit yields MCKHNFVIDLLVRNHAGVMSQITGLFSRRNFNLEGIICGPVGDGGQSRMILTVADDSKLEQIMLQLEKLYDVLKVEQVEGHPLTEVLSQL; encoded by the coding sequence ATGTGTAAGCATAATTTTGTTATTGATCTGTTGGTACGCAACCATGCGGGGGTAATGAGTCAGATTACCGGTCTTTTTTCCCGTAGAAACTTTAACCTTGAGGGAATTATCTGTGGCCCTGTTGGAGATGGCGGACAGAGCCGGATGATTCTTACCGTTGCCGATGACAGCAAGCTTGAACAGATCATGCTGCAACTTGAAAAATTATACGATGTGCTAAAAGTGGAGCAGGTTGAGGGGCATCCGCTCACTGAGGTTTTGAGTCAGCTTTAA
- a CDS encoding glycosyltransferase family 4 protein → MKVAFFAPHKPIDHPLPSGDLIIGKTLHDFLRSQGHELLIASRFRLRHITRKPLKWPALYLEFKRTLKRIEEFKPDLWLTYHSYYKSPDLLGPYISERTGIPYAIYQGVFATKYRRNYKTWAGYMANKHALLHADHVFANKDIDFQNLSRIILPEKLSRTYPGIEPDKFSYCSQGAEEIRNKYKLNGKKIILSAAMLREDVKAESITDLINAFAPVSRKVPDSVLLIAGNGEARLRLEKLAAQEAADRIIFLGQVNRDQLYKYYSAADIFAYPGINEALGMVYLEAQCARLPVVAYSTRGPKEAVVHGETGLLSPEKDIAAMSANLDRLLTDNGLRKQLAKAAPEHVRNNFDLNRNLHEVEKKLITISYGRD, encoded by the coding sequence ATGAAAGTTGCTTTTTTTGCTCCTCATAAACCCATTGATCATCCGCTTCCTTCCGGGGATTTGATCATCGGGAAGACTCTGCATGATTTCCTGCGTTCCCAAGGCCATGAACTGCTCATCGCCAGCCGCTTCAGGCTTCGCCATATCACTCGGAAGCCTTTAAAATGGCCTGCTCTCTACCTTGAATTTAAACGCACCTTAAAACGGATTGAAGAATTTAAACCAGATCTCTGGCTGACCTACCACAGCTATTACAAATCACCGGACCTGCTGGGCCCTTATATTTCCGAAAGAACAGGCATTCCCTACGCGATCTATCAGGGAGTGTTTGCCACAAAATACCGCCGCAATTACAAAACATGGGCCGGTTATATGGCGAACAAACATGCCCTGCTTCATGCTGACCATGTCTTTGCCAACAAGGATATAGACTTCCAAAATCTTTCTCGGATCATTCTTCCGGAAAAACTTTCACGCACATACCCCGGTATTGAGCCGGATAAATTCAGCTATTGCTCACAGGGCGCTGAAGAGATACGCAATAAATACAAGCTGAACGGAAAAAAAATAATTCTCAGTGCAGCCATGCTCCGTGAAGATGTAAAAGCAGAAAGCATCACTGATCTGATTAATGCTTTTGCTCCTGTGAGCAGAAAAGTACCTGATTCTGTGTTGCTCATTGCCGGAAACGGAGAAGCCCGTCTGCGCCTTGAAAAGCTGGCAGCACAAGAAGCCGCAGACCGAATAATATTCCTCGGTCAGGTAAACCGCGATCAACTTTACAAATACTATAGTGCAGCGGATATTTTCGCCTACCCGGGGATCAATGAGGCGCTGGGCATGGTTTACCTTGAAGCCCAATGTGCCAGACTTCCGGTGGTGGCCTACTCGACACGAGGACCTAAAGAGGCGGTTGTCCACGGAGAAACAGGTTTGTTATCCCCGGAAAAGGATATTGCGGCCATGTCTGCCAATCTAGACAGACTTCTCACAGACAACGGCTTGCGAAAACAATTGGCAAAAGCAGCTCCGGAACACGTAAGAAATAATTTCGACCTGAACAGAAACCTTCATGAAGTTGAAAAGAAACTAATCACCATCAGCTACGGGAGAGATTAA
- a CDS encoding DNA integrity scanning protein DisA nucleotide-binding domain protein, which produces MSSESFANLCIFHIMDGLRDGLSHFSSNSRTALIYAVTPDDPLRIYDPQDLLREHQPKLKEYYLDSEDWRKGGNHDDNTKLIEVVRTKDLALAGLITCSARSSSIFYQCWFTEQHPDMCSIGPTESWMEYAALLLSQDFATQNILRIDSSGHLLREYSTHAVRDYIVDQRNRIMGWDTQLRVYPILDSVLGISKTREEGAWARGELIFIEPSELDSIKYMAKFPENERPSLKNHKHVRKLLQSVESSSRKLVSDGKCIVGIAAIPPTNNSISVQFKGDWGMVYLGTETICSFADAKFSSTNYKPNLVHLEEFLLEQDLSADTRHSLFQLVTQMITTANHRSHGCTLVIDFNDDPVTIAGQTIEAPLNLREPEIRGLARSLTRLDGAVHICKDLKLHGFACLLDGKAVSGENRARGARFNSALRFTAEHDNLIVIVVSSDKPVSIIQRGVELTAVCEWKQLFACVTTPPTFKDWNME; this is translated from the coding sequence ATGAGCTCAGAATCATTTGCCAACCTGTGTATCTTTCACATTATGGACGGACTGCGGGACGGACTTTCCCACTTTTCATCCAATAGCCGTACAGCACTTATTTATGCGGTGACACCTGATGATCCTTTGCGTATCTATGATCCGCAGGACCTACTCAGGGAACACCAGCCAAAACTCAAGGAGTATTACCTCGACTCCGAAGACTGGCGCAAAGGCGGCAACCATGATGACAACACAAAACTCATAGAAGTTGTCCGCACCAAAGACCTTGCTCTTGCAGGGTTAATCACATGCAGCGCCCGTTCCAGCAGTATCTTTTACCAATGCTGGTTTACAGAGCAGCATCCGGATATGTGTTCTATCGGCCCCACTGAGAGCTGGATGGAATATGCGGCCCTGCTGCTTTCGCAGGATTTTGCCACCCAAAACATTCTGCGCATAGACAGTTCAGGTCACCTTTTGCGTGAATATTCCACTCATGCTGTGCGCGATTACATTGTAGACCAGCGTAACCGTATTATGGGCTGGGACACACAGCTGCGAGTTTACCCGATTCTGGATTCAGTTCTGGGCATTTCCAAAACCCGCGAGGAAGGTGCATGGGCACGCGGGGAGCTGATCTTCATTGAACCTTCGGAACTTGATTCAATCAAATACATGGCCAAATTCCCGGAAAATGAAAGGCCTTCCCTTAAAAACCATAAGCATGTCCGCAAATTACTACAGTCCGTGGAAAGCTCCAGCCGTAAACTGGTTTCTGACGGAAAATGTATAGTCGGAATTGCAGCAATTCCGCCAACGAACAATTCCATTTCCGTGCAATTCAAGGGCGATTGGGGAATGGTCTATCTAGGAACTGAGACAATATGCAGTTTTGCTGACGCTAAATTTTCTTCCACTAACTATAAGCCTAACCTTGTTCATCTAGAAGAATTCCTTCTGGAGCAGGACCTCAGTGCGGATACGCGTCACAGCCTTTTCCAACTGGTCACCCAGATGATTACCACTGCAAACCATCGCAGCCACGGCTGCACGCTGGTTATCGACTTTAATGATGATCCGGTAACCATCGCCGGACAGACGATAGAAGCCCCACTAAATCTGCGAGAACCTGAAATACGAGGTCTTGCCCGGTCATTGACCAGACTGGATGGAGCGGTTCATATCTGTAAGGACTTAAAGCTGCACGGTTTCGCATGCCTTTTGGACGGTAAAGCCGTATCAGGAGAAAACAGGGCCAGAGGAGCACGTTTTAACTCCGCACTACGATTCACTGCCGAGCACGATAACCTAATCGTTATCGTTGTGTCTTCAGACAAACCTGTTTCGATAATTCAACGCGGAGTTGAGCTGACAGCCGTCTGTGAATGGAAACAACTCTTTGCATGCGTCACAACTCCGCCTACATTTAAGGACTGGAACATGGAATAA
- the ilvB gene encoding biosynthetic-type acetolactate synthase large subunit, producing the protein MEISGAKLVIKLLEQQGIEIVCGIPGGSNLPIYDALRDSSIKHILARHEQGAGFMAQGMARTTGKAAVCMGTSGPGVTNLLTAIADARLDSIPVVAITGQVTSTLIGTDAFQEVDTYGLTIPITKHNFLVQSAADLLEIIPEAFRLAESGRPGPVVVDIPKDVQKEIIEISEIPNAIFRKPERAEGDAELIEKAVSMINNARRPIIYAGGGVVAADASADLLKFARRNSIPVVTTLMGLGAFPHGDSNYLGMLGMHGSRSTNMVMEEADLIIALGVRFDDRAVGKACEFCKHADILHIDIDRSEIGKIKSSNLSIVGDVGHVLHELVEKVEVSIRIGWSARIASIRMMYPDIRPDEQDTFHPLNLIRVMGETLPDDAIITTDVGQHQMWVAQGYPFRKPRTLLTSGGLGTMGFGLPNAIGAALAKPDKKVVCVSGDGSFLMNIQELATLAEQRLNVKVLIMNNNRLGLVRQQQELFFEERFFASTFESNPDFASIARGFGLPSFDLGEQENPELFLRKVLGQDGPCVINIPINFENKVLPMVPPECANREMIGG; encoded by the coding sequence ATGGAAATCAGCGGTGCTAAATTGGTTATTAAACTCTTGGAACAACAGGGGATTGAAATTGTTTGCGGTATCCCCGGTGGTTCCAACCTGCCCATCTACGATGCCTTAAGGGATAGCTCTATCAAGCATATCCTTGCCCGTCATGAGCAGGGGGCTGGGTTTATGGCTCAGGGTATGGCTCGAACTACCGGAAAGGCTGCCGTATGTATGGGCACTTCCGGTCCCGGCGTAACCAATCTACTCACCGCCATTGCCGATGCAAGGCTTGACTCCATTCCCGTGGTCGCAATTACCGGTCAGGTAACCAGTACTCTCATTGGGACGGATGCTTTCCAGGAGGTTGATACTTACGGCCTGACCATTCCTATTACCAAGCATAATTTTCTGGTTCAGTCCGCAGCCGATCTGCTGGAAATTATTCCCGAAGCTTTCAGGCTTGCTGAGTCCGGCAGACCCGGTCCTGTTGTTGTTGATATTCCTAAAGATGTTCAAAAAGAAATCATCGAGATTTCCGAAATTCCGAATGCTATTTTTCGGAAGCCGGAGAGAGCTGAAGGTGATGCAGAGTTGATCGAGAAAGCAGTAAGCATGATCAATAATGCCCGCAGGCCTATCATTTATGCCGGGGGTGGTGTTGTTGCTGCTGATGCTTCTGCCGATCTGCTTAAGTTTGCGCGCAGAAACTCCATTCCGGTTGTAACGACTCTTATGGGCCTTGGCGCATTTCCTCACGGAGATTCCAACTATCTGGGCATGCTCGGAATGCATGGTTCCCGTTCTACGAACATGGTTATGGAAGAAGCGGATTTGATTATTGCACTGGGCGTTCGTTTTGATGATAGGGCAGTTGGTAAAGCCTGCGAATTCTGCAAGCATGCCGATATACTGCATATTGATATCGACCGCTCTGAAATTGGGAAAATCAAGTCTTCCAACCTTTCCATTGTTGGTGATGTTGGACATGTTCTGCACGAACTGGTTGAAAAGGTTGAAGTTTCAATCAGGATCGGATGGAGTGCACGCATTGCGTCCATTCGGATGATGTACCCGGATATCCGTCCTGATGAGCAGGATACTTTCCACCCGCTCAACTTGATTCGGGTAATGGGCGAGACACTTCCCGATGATGCTATTATTACCACTGACGTAGGCCAGCACCAGATGTGGGTTGCGCAGGGGTATCCCTTCCGCAAGCCTCGGACTTTGCTGACTTCCGGCGGGCTCGGAACTATGGGCTTCGGTTTGCCTAATGCAATTGGTGCGGCTTTGGCTAAGCCGGACAAGAAGGTTGTCTGTGTTAGTGGTGACGGTTCTTTTCTTATGAACATTCAGGAGCTTGCCACCCTTGCTGAGCAGCGTTTGAACGTTAAGGTTCTGATCATGAACAACAATCGGTTGGGACTGGTTCGTCAGCAGCAGGAGTTGTTTTTTGAAGAGCGTTTCTTTGCTTCAACCTTTGAAAGCAATCCCGATTTTGCATCTATCGCCAGAGGGTTCGGGCTTCCTTCATTTGATCTCGGAGAGCAGGAAAATCCGGAATTGTTCCTGCGTAAGGTTCTGGGACAGGATGGACCGTGCGTAATCAATATCCCCATTAATTTTGAAAACAAGGTTCTCCCCATGGTTCCGCCTGAGTGCGCCAACAGGGAAATGATAGGAGGCTAG
- a CDS encoding class I SAM-dependent methyltransferase: MLTASPELRKKLRGLTKELSRHEMKQWKKILEPLDRNMRILEVGCGRGGKTDFLRAQGFSNILGVEKNEFQVRECCKRGLNVVTLDEFAEQHSSDKFDFIVLSHIIEHFDFARLVEFIDGYLAHLKPDGLLLIATPMLHPHFWLDLDHQKPYYPQGIKNFYSGANEQVGFTSKYCLKLKDIRFRKSPFRVKNDRSLLLKKNDLPMLLLNVVGAALFKVSFSLLGFKSGWVGLYKMRT, encoded by the coding sequence GTGCTGACCGCTAGTCCCGAATTGAGGAAGAAATTGCGCGGGTTGACTAAGGAATTATCCCGCCATGAAATGAAACAGTGGAAGAAAATCCTAGAGCCGCTTGATCGTAATATGCGTATCCTTGAGGTCGGTTGCGGACGGGGCGGAAAGACCGATTTCTTGCGGGCGCAGGGGTTCAGCAATATTCTCGGAGTTGAGAAAAATGAATTTCAGGTCCGTGAATGCTGTAAGCGTGGTTTGAACGTTGTTACCCTTGATGAATTCGCAGAGCAACACAGCTCGGATAAATTCGATTTTATAGTTCTTTCTCACATTATCGAGCATTTTGATTTCGCAAGGCTTGTTGAATTTATTGATGGTTATCTGGCTCATCTTAAACCGGACGGTTTGTTATTGATTGCCACTCCTATGCTTCATCCTCATTTTTGGTTGGATCTGGATCATCAGAAACCTTATTATCCGCAAGGTATAAAGAATTTTTACAGTGGTGCGAATGAGCAGGTAGGGTTTACTTCAAAGTATTGCCTTAAGCTTAAAGATATCCGCTTCAGGAAAAGTCCGTTTCGGGTAAAGAATGACCGTAGCCTACTATTAAAGAAGAACGATCTGCCGATGTTGCTGTTAAATGTGGTTGGTGCAGCATTATTTAAAGTAAGTTTTTCCTTGCTGGGATTTAAAAGTGGATGGGTTGGACTATATAAGATGCGTACCTGA
- a CDS encoding glycosyltransferase family protein yields MDKTYNILMYSHDTYGLGHIRRTMAIASQLKCKGVNILILTGSPIVGRFEFPEQIDFVRVPGMIKKSNDLYVPHSIKIEPVHAMSIRQSIIDATAKSFRPDLFIVDKAPKGMKHEIMPTLEWMKQIGQTRTILGLRDIMDDAESTIKDWTDKGIYDVLDNLYSEIWVYGHQEYYDPIKEYAIPESISKKMVFTGYIPRKVHNRSCPDKRKNGKKLVVITAGGGGDGYPMMDAYLKALEKYNPQDFRTVMVTGPFMSKEQRLDLSKRAKNLSVTFYHFYRRMEKLFSNADLVVSMGGYNTICEILSHKQVSLIVPRETPRLEQTIRANVLKEQNLADFLPWHQLGPDAIMEKVNHLLNNSNSIREAINNFNFTGLEVMHDRVGYFKDNC; encoded by the coding sequence ATGGACAAGACTTACAACATCTTAATGTACTCCCACGACACCTACGGTCTTGGGCATATCCGTCGTACGATGGCAATCGCGTCACAGCTGAAATGCAAAGGGGTAAACATACTCATCCTTACCGGCTCCCCGATTGTGGGACGCTTTGAATTTCCCGAACAGATAGATTTTGTCCGTGTACCCGGAATGATCAAAAAATCCAACGATCTTTATGTTCCGCATTCCATCAAAATCGAACCTGTTCATGCCATGTCCATCAGACAGTCTATCATTGATGCCACAGCCAAAAGTTTCCGCCCGGACCTTTTCATTGTAGACAAGGCGCCTAAAGGAATGAAGCATGAGATAATGCCCACTCTTGAATGGATGAAACAAATCGGCCAGACCAGAACCATCCTCGGCCTGCGTGATATAATGGATGACGCAGAAAGCACTATCAAGGATTGGACTGACAAAGGCATTTATGATGTTCTGGATAATCTGTATTCAGAAATCTGGGTCTACGGACATCAAGAGTATTACGATCCCATCAAGGAATACGCTATCCCTGAATCCATCAGCAAAAAGATGGTTTTCACCGGATACATACCCCGTAAAGTCCACAACCGCTCCTGCCCGGATAAAAGGAAGAACGGCAAAAAGCTGGTAGTAATTACTGCCGGTGGCGGTGGTGACGGCTATCCCATGATGGATGCCTATCTGAAAGCCCTTGAAAAATATAATCCGCAGGACTTCAGGACTGTAATGGTCACCGGACCTTTCATGTCCAAAGAACAGCGTCTTGATCTTTCCAAAAGGGCTAAGAACCTTTCCGTAACCTTCTACCATTTCTACAGAAGAATGGAGAAGCTTTTCAGCAATGCCGACCTCGTAGTCAGCATGGGCGGTTACAACACTATCTGCGAAATTCTTTCGCACAAGCAGGTCAGCCTTATCGTACCCCGCGAGACTCCGCGCCTGGAGCAGACTATTCGCGCCAATGTACTGAAAGAGCAAAACCTTGCCGACTTTCTGCCCTGGCACCAGCTCGGACCTGACGCAATTATGGAAAAGGTCAACCATCTGCTGAACAATTCCAATTCCATCCGGGAAGCCATTAATAACTTCAACTTCACAGGCCTTGAGGTCATGCATGACCGTGTGGGCTACTTTAAAGACAACTGCTAA
- a CDS encoding glycosyltransferase family 4 protein, producing the protein MTHSKKPVLAMILKGYPRISETFISNEIRLLEQRGVKIHIISMRKPRENFTHKSISEIKAEVSYLPSTLEGCLEELFGSEDMDAGLKDPRYGKDDEFTARVDEIWNVYRETGSEASFKHMLQGQYIVEKILPGSDIFHFHAHFAHSPCSVARNASRLSGLPFSFTAHAKDIYTQKPEKITAKISEAKFAVTCTGYNCDYLQSIAPEGKPIHKVYHGIDLNLFSSDKELTCSGPYEIFTVARFTTKKGLPTVFKALKKLEEKGVDFNYNIVGDGDEREETLKLLDELELNGRCNWLGTKPHEEVLEHYRTADLFALGCEIAPNGDRDGIPNVLAESMAMSVPVVATTVSGIPELIENGKTGLLVEPGDSDSMADAMERMLTDQELRKSLIPAAKERVHEIFDNRYWINKLADVYEQYGIKA; encoded by the coding sequence ATGACACATTCCAAAAAGCCCGTCCTTGCGATGATTCTCAAGGGATACCCGCGTATCTCTGAGACTTTTATTTCTAATGAAATCAGACTTCTCGAACAGAGAGGAGTAAAGATTCATATCATTTCCATGCGTAAACCGCGTGAAAACTTTACCCACAAGTCCATCTCTGAAATCAAGGCTGAAGTTTCATACCTGCCTTCCACTCTTGAAGGTTGCCTTGAAGAACTTTTCGGTTCCGAGGACATGGATGCGGGCCTCAAAGATCCCCGCTACGGCAAAGACGATGAATTTACAGCACGCGTTGACGAAATATGGAACGTATATCGCGAAACAGGAAGCGAAGCATCATTCAAACACATGCTGCAAGGCCAGTATATCGTTGAAAAAATTCTGCCCGGATCAGATATTTTTCATTTCCATGCCCATTTCGCGCATTCACCCTGCTCTGTAGCCAGAAACGCAAGCCGTCTTTCCGGCCTGCCTTTCAGTTTTACTGCGCATGCCAAGGATATTTACACTCAAAAGCCGGAAAAAATCACCGCCAAGATTTCTGAAGCCAAATTCGCGGTAACCTGCACCGGATACAATTGCGATTACCTGCAATCCATCGCACCGGAAGGCAAGCCGATTCACAAGGTTTACCACGGCATTGACCTGAATCTGTTCAGTTCCGATAAGGAACTCACTTGTTCCGGACCTTATGAAATTTTCACCGTAGCCCGCTTCACCACTAAAAAAGGTCTCCCTACAGTTTTCAAGGCCCTCAAAAAGCTTGAAGAAAAAGGAGTCGACTTCAACTATAATATAGTCGGAGACGGAGACGAGCGCGAAGAGACCCTTAAACTGTTGGATGAGCTTGAGCTGAACGGCAGATGCAACTGGCTGGGTACCAAACCTCACGAGGAAGTACTTGAACATTATCGCACGGCAGACCTCTTCGCCCTTGGTTGTGAAATTGCCCCCAACGGCGACCGTGACGGTATTCCTAACGTACTGGCCGAAAGTATGGCAATGTCCGTACCCGTTGTTGCCACCACAGTTTCCGGTATTCCCGAACTGATCGAGAATGGCAAAACAGGTCTGCTGGTTGAGCCGGGAGACTCTGACTCCATGGCTGATGCAATGGAACGCATGCTCACCGATCAGGAACTGCGCAAGAGCCTGATCCCTGCAGCCAAAGAAAGGGTTCACGAAATTTTCGACAACCGCTACTGGATCAACAAGCTGGCGGATGTATACGAACAGTACGGTATTAAAGCATAA